One Setaria italica strain Yugu1 chromosome II, Setaria_italica_v2.0, whole genome shotgun sequence DNA segment encodes these proteins:
- the LOC101771966 gene encoding nitrate regulatory gene2 protein isoform X1: protein MGVAPSKLEDNKVLVLCQERKRLVREALDGRCALAASHYAYILSLREIGSLLRKCFEESITNVSPSLLYVNHTSAGRNSVKTTEEVSVPAQSSFPGAREGSQDIENADGVRHLQEEEVIPELEEGENTPTNGYGGFAESEDDFDNPSTETLVQVFKNRNDVLVASTDSHSRHALENIASQSTDSRNRNSKNKMTMTGRSSLDVLPVDGELKKPYTDVGNVVRDINSCMKKVEILFFRACDSGKEVPFILEEDKVQFRLLLPEEIAHGSKPSSFLAALFACRSEDTTVPEFPPQADIKYLTWHRSVSSQLSPSRNSLGINAGSHISTLDRLYAWESKLYDEVKASNANCRKYDEKRKKLRHLEARGGNQIDIDFTRAAVKDLHSRVLVSVQKIDFISKSIEDMRDEDLQPQLDELVGCFTRMWATMLECHQSHCGIIKFAFRSCSLKISFQSESQCQAALLLLVELRKLCSNFQNWIASHKAYLCSLNLWLHKCMKPLKRRKVSRKRNAVDVSLTGSAVAPIFTTCEMWIKLLDDLPTRDLEEAIEGLIADTCRSIPRQGKVPNDGKGGDVQTSHAPADLQSSLLRFLEKLEAFSEISVQRYVDLQKNVSAAKERIWRKDSNSAANTNYLILV from the exons ATGGGGGTGGCACCTTCTAAGCTTGAAGATAACAAGGTCCTTGTGTTATGCCAGGAGAGGAAGCGCCTTGTTAGAGAAGCACTAGATGGAAGATGTGCACTTGCAGCTTCTCACTACGCTTATATTCTGTCTTTGAGAGAAATAGGTTCTCTTCTAAGGAAATGTTTTGAAGAGTCAATAACAAATGTGTCACCATCTCTTTTGTACGTCAATCATACGAGTGCAGGGAGGAACTCTGTCAAAACTACTGAGGAAGTGTCAGTTCCTGCTCAATCTTCATTTCCAGGTGCTAGAGAGGGCAGTCAGGACATTGAAAATGCTGATGGCGTTAGGCATCTTCAAGAAGAGGAGGTGATCCCTGAGCTCGAAGAGGGAGAGAATACTCCAACAAATGGGTATGGTGGTTTCGCAGAGTCAGAAGATGATTTCGACAATCCATCCACTGAAACTCTGGTGCAGGTGTTCAAGAACCGGAATGATGTGCTTGTTGCTAGTACTGACTCACACTCACGACATGCTTTAGAAAACATTGCTTCACAAAGTACTGATTCTCGCAATCGCAACAGCAAAAATAAGATGACAATGACTGGCAGATCTTCACTGGATGTTCTTCCTGTGGATGGGGAATTGAAGAAACCTTATACTGATGTGGGTAACGTGGTAAGAGATATAAATTCATGCATGAAAAAGGTTGAGATATTATTCTTTCGGGCATGTGATTCTGGAAAAGAAGTCCCATTTATTCTTGAGGAAGATAAAGTCCAGTTCCGTCTTCTACTACCTGAAGAAATAG CACATGGATCAAAACCATCAAGTTTTCTGGCAGCATTGTTTGCTTGCCGCTCTGAGGACACCACTGTTCCTGAAT TTCCTCCTCAAGCTGACATAAAGTATCTTACCTGGCATAGATCAGTGTCCTCACAACTGTCGCCATCTAGAAATTCTCTTGGAATTAATGCTGGTAGCCATATCTCAACACTTGATAGATTGTATGCATGGGAGAGCAAGCTTTATGATGAAGTCAAG GCCAGCAATGCCAACTGCAGGAAGTATGATGAGAAACGTAAGAAGCTGAGGCACCTGGAAGCAAGAGGGGGAAATCAAATTGATATCGATTTTACCCGCGCTGCTGTTAAGGACTTACATTCCAGAGTTCTAGTGTCTGTTCAgaaaatagacttcatttcTAAGAGCATAGAAGATATGAGAGATGAAGATCTTCAACCACAGCTGGATGAACTAGTTGGATG TTTCACTAGGATGTGGGCCACAATGCTTGAGTGCCATCAAAGCCATTGTGGGATAATCAAGTTTGCATTCAGAAGCTGCAGCCTGAAAATATCATTTCAGTCGGAATCCCAATGCCAAGCTGCGCTTCTGCTCTTGGTGGAGCTGAGAAAATTATGTTCCAACTTCCAAAACTGGATTGCATCCCACAAGGCGTACCTCTGCAGCTTAAACTTATGGCTGCACAAGTGCATGAAGCCCCTGAAGAGGAGGAAGGTCTCCAGGAAGCGAAATGCTGTTGACGTTTCACTAACAGGTTCTGCCGTTGCACCGATCTTTACAACCTGCGAGATGTGGATAAAACTTCTGGATGATTTACCGACCAGGGACCTGGAAGAAGCCATTGAAGGTCTCATCGCAGATACATGCCGCTCCATTCCTCGCCAAGGCAAGGTGCCAAATGATGGGAAGGGGGGAGATGTCCAGACAAGTCATGCCCCCGCTGATCTGCAGTCCAGTCTGCTGAGATTCCTGGAGAAGCTTGAAGCCTTTTCTGAAATTTCAGTGCAAAGGTACGTTGATCTGCAGAAAAACGTCAGTGCAGCGAAGGAGAGGATTTGGAGAAAGGATTCCAATAGTGCTGCAAACACGAACTACCTCATATTGGTTTAG
- the LOC101771569 gene encoding calmodulin-binding protein 25 yields MDAISCLPPPAALLATSFADAAIARALHFSISSADSASSSSSLSAPPPAAYYAPPHVTTTCCDSVLVADSPMAGRRQHKQQLAPAGGRAGKRRSRASKRAPTTYISTDPANFRIMVQQITGVQADIEMLHPTATTAIDAAAAVLMAADASASATVGAYGGNPLQLPVPGGDEASATLHHHQQLQQPCFPTLDSWNVMYERSELL; encoded by the coding sequence ATGGACGCCATCTCCTGcctgccgccaccggccgcgctCCTGGCCACCTCcttcgccgacgccgccatcgCCCGCGCGCTCCACTTCTCCATCTCCTCCGCCgactccgcctcctcctcctcctccctctccgcgcCCCCGCCTGCTGCCTACTACGCGCCGCCGCACGTCACCACCACCTGCTGCGACTCCGTGCTGGTCGCCGACTCGCCGATGGCCGGGCGCCGCCAGCACAAGCAGCAgctggcgccggccggcgggcgcgcggggaaGCGCCGGTCCCGCGCGTCCAAGCGCGCCCCCACCACGTACATCAGCACCGACCCCGCCAACTTCCGGATCATGGTGCAGCAGATCACCGGCGTGCAGGCCGACATCGAGATGCTGCACCCGACGGCCACAACGGCgatcgacgcggcggcggccgtgctgaTGGCCGCGgacgccagcgccagcgccacgGTTGGAGCGTATGGTGGGAACCCGCTGCAGCTGCCAGTGccaggcggcgacgaggcgtcGGCGACGCTTCACCATCATCAGCAGCTCCAGCAGCCGTGCTTCCCGACGCTGGACTCGTGGAACGTCATGTACGAGAGGAGCGAGCTGCTCTGA
- the LOC101770490 gene encoding RINT1-like protein MAG2L isoform X2 codes for MRGRRRCGRSACPRSCGRSNGSTPFASTRLEALVGNLEDVAFSIVRQASKLNLSSILRKSNETELKQAKLLNAVNAVRDIERELVRIRTSRPQWTSLIMAVDSRVDKTLAILRPQALTDYRALLAALGWPPPLSSPDTQNDKYSQIPNPLVLMNGENKEKYSQSFLALCALQHVQANREVRQCQLAAATPAWADSKCFDKTACLENGLWAIDELVHPVASRMEYHFAKWSEQPEFIFTLVYKITKDFMDGVDDILQPLIDHARLAGLSAKESWVTGMVKMLVGYLERQIFPALVTSNQDQSTVGKPEVESSWMHLNDLMISFDKRMQLLADSGIQKVASLSEGLSRSLSVFSIYGEHPDWLHIWATVELSSAQDKLKSEMEDETNWSCSDSQNDQLGHVENSMKFLLSTREDYKAPPLSEFVVKTALSMIERGRALPNRGMQIQYNRSSSVKFLNEFFLVLRDRCEALQLSNTALEDQSISKASCAINAARYCESVLREWDEDTAFLDMDPQGSLFAGETSFLVKLGTNYLEQILSAILLEFEDMSWEYVQNIGSWSGQTALDDQILDEENTGVSPGFLGSLDVLTDRTTKLKLYLNSKDFLDLWRSIAEGLDYFIYSSIRWGEVSFSDTGVIQLRVDTKALLHIFRPFCSRPEAFLPFLSESLRLLTMKKSDAQYLLEMLMNDTSSDSCLKHQGLHHVNARQAAKILRSRKFGG; via the exons ATGAGGGGGCGGAGACGGTGCGGAAGGTCGGCCTGCCCGCGCTCGTGCGGGAGATCCAACGGATCGACACCATTCGCCTCTACGCGG TTGGAAGCTTTGGTTGGCAACCTGGAAGATGTGGCATTTTCCATCGTTAGACAGGCCTCAAAGTTGAACCTATCATCCATACTTCGAAAATCAAAT GAAACAGAATTGAAGCAAGCAAAGTTGCTCAACGCTGTCAATGCTGTGAGGGATATTGAGCGAGAATTGGTAAGGATCAGAACAAGTAGGCCACAGTGGACCAGCCTTATCATGGCAGTTGATTCTAGAGTGGACAAAACTCTAGCCATTTTGAGGCCTCAAGCACTCACGGATTATCGGGCCCTACTTGCAGCATTGGGTTGGCCACCTCCTTTGTCCTCACCAGACACACAGAATGATAAGTACTCCCAAATCCCAAATCCTCTAGTCCTGATGAACGGtgaaaataaagagaaataTTCTCAAAGCTTCCTAGCACTGTGTGCACTGCAGCATGTACAAGCAAACCGTGAAGTCCGTCAATGCCAATTAGCAGCAGCAACTCCTGCCTGGGCAGATTCGAAGTGCTTTGATAAAACTGCTTGCTTGGAAAATGGACTCTGGGCAATTGATGAATTAGTTCACCCTGTTGCTTCAAGGATGGAATATCATTTTGCGAAATGGTCTGAGCAGCCAGAGTTCATTTTTACCCTTGTTTACAAGATAACAAAGGATTTCATGGATGGGGTGGATGATATATTGCAGCCTTTGATCGATCATGCAAGGTTAGCAGGCTTAAGTGCCAAAGAATCTTGGGTAACTGGAATGGTGAAAATGCTTGTAGGATACCTTGAGAGGCAAATTTTCCCAGCACTCGTCACCTCTAATCAGGATCAGTCTACTGTTGGCAAACCTGAAGTAGAGTCCTCTTGGATGCACTTAAATGACCTAATGATTTCTTTTGATAAAAGAATGCAGCTTCTGGCAGATTCAGGAATTCAGAAAGTCGCATCTCTTTCTGAAGGTCTGTCTAGGTCATTATCAGTCTTTTCAATATATGGTGAACACCCTGATTGGCTTCACATATGGGCTACTGTTGAGCTTAGTTCAGCACAGGATAAGCTGAAATCTGAAATGGAGGATGAGACAAATTGGTCATGTAGTGATAGTCAGAATGACCAGCTTGGTCATGTGGAAAATTCAATGAAGTTTCTTCTCTCTACAAGAGAAGACTACAAAGCTCCACCACTCTCTGAATTTGTTGTCAAAACTGCTTTGTCAATGATTGAAAGAGGCCGTGCTCTGCCAAATAGGGGAATGCAGATCCAGTATAACAGATCCTCTTCAGTCAAGTTCCTGAATGAATTTTTTCTTGTCTTGCGTGATCGATGTGAGGCATTGCAATTGTCAAATACGGCATTAGAAGATCAGTCTATATCAAAAGCTTCATGTGCAATTAATGCTGCACGTTACTGTGAAAGTGTGCTTCGGGAATGGGATGAAGATACTGCCTTCTTGGATATGGATCCTCAAGGGTCCCTGTTTGCAGGTGAAACCAGCTTTTTGGTTAAATTAGGGACCAATTATCTCGAACAGATACTGTCTGCCATTCTGCTTGAGTTTGAAGATATGTCATGGGAATATGTCCAGAACATTGGATCGTGGAGTGGGCAAACCGCCCTAGATGATCAGATCCTGGATGAAGAAAACACAGGAGTATCCCCTGGTTTTCTAGGTAGTCTAGATGTTCTGACAGACAGGACCACTAAGCTGAAGCTATATCTTAATTCCAAGGATTTCCTTGATCTTTGGAGGAGTATAGCAGAAGGCCTCGATTACTTCATCTACAGCAGCATACGGTGGGGTGAAGTAAGTTTCTCCGACACAGGAGTAATTCAGTTAAGAGTTGACACAAAAGCTCTTCTCCACATCTTTAGGCCCTTCTGTTCGAGACCTGAAGCTTTTCTCCCTTTCCTAAGTGAATCCCTGAGGCTGTTAACCATGAAGAAGTCAGATGCACAATACCTGCTGGAAATGTTAATGAATGACACGAGCAGCGACAGTTGCCTAAAGCATCAAGGATTGCACCATGTAAATGCTAGACAGGCTGCAAAGATCTTAAGAAGCCGGAAGTTTGGTGGTTGA
- the LOC101770490 gene encoding RINT1-like protein MAG2L isoform X1, translating into MSTPRPRPPPASLRGFLDAHFASPDDLAAAPALAELLRRECAELDASLRRLEAQLGAAAASWLARSAGARSGLHRIRSTGGAVGAEDEGAETVRKVGLPALVREIQRIDTIRLYAEATLQLEALVGNLEDVAFSIVRQASKLNLSSILRKSNETELKQAKLLNAVNAVRDIERELVRIRTSRPQWTSLIMAVDSRVDKTLAILRPQALTDYRALLAALGWPPPLSSPDTQNDKYSQIPNPLVLMNGENKEKYSQSFLALCALQHVQANREVRQCQLAAATPAWADSKCFDKTACLENGLWAIDELVHPVASRMEYHFAKWSEQPEFIFTLVYKITKDFMDGVDDILQPLIDHARLAGLSAKESWVTGMVKMLVGYLERQIFPALVTSNQDQSTVGKPEVESSWMHLNDLMISFDKRMQLLADSGIQKVASLSEGLSRSLSVFSIYGEHPDWLHIWATVELSSAQDKLKSEMEDETNWSCSDSQNDQLGHVENSMKFLLSTREDYKAPPLSEFVVKTALSMIERGRALPNRGMQIQYNRSSSVKFLNEFFLVLRDRCEALQLSNTALEDQSISKASCAINAARYCESVLREWDEDTAFLDMDPQGSLFAGETSFLVKLGTNYLEQILSAILLEFEDMSWEYVQNIGSWSGQTALDDQILDEENTGVSPGFLGSLDVLTDRTTKLKLYLNSKDFLDLWRSIAEGLDYFIYSSIRWGEVSFSDTGVIQLRVDTKALLHIFRPFCSRPEAFLPFLSESLRLLTMKKSDAQYLLEMLMNDTSSDSCLKHQGLHHVNARQAAKILRSRKFGG; encoded by the exons ATGTCcaccccgcggccgcgccccccGCCGGCGAGCCTCCGCGGCTTCCTGGACGCGCACTTCGCCTCCCccgacgacctcgccgccgcgccggcgctcgCAGAGTTGCTGCGCCGCGAGTGCGCCGAGCTCGACGCCTCGCTCCGCCGCCTCGAGGCGCAGCTTGGTGCCGCGGCCGCGTCCTGGCTCGCGCGCTCCGCGGGGGCCCGCTCCGGCCTCCACCGCATCCGGTCAACAG GCGGAGCCGTCGGCGCGGAGGATGAGGGGGCGGAGACGGTGCGGAAGGTCGGCCTGCCCGCGCTCGTGCGGGAGATCCAACGGATCGACACCATTCGCCTCTACGCGG AAGCTACTCTACAGTTGGAAGCTTTGGTTGGCAACCTGGAAGATGTGGCATTTTCCATCGTTAGACAGGCCTCAAAGTTGAACCTATCATCCATACTTCGAAAATCAAAT GAAACAGAATTGAAGCAAGCAAAGTTGCTCAACGCTGTCAATGCTGTGAGGGATATTGAGCGAGAATTGGTAAGGATCAGAACAAGTAGGCCACAGTGGACCAGCCTTATCATGGCAGTTGATTCTAGAGTGGACAAAACTCTAGCCATTTTGAGGCCTCAAGCACTCACGGATTATCGGGCCCTACTTGCAGCATTGGGTTGGCCACCTCCTTTGTCCTCACCAGACACACAGAATGATAAGTACTCCCAAATCCCAAATCCTCTAGTCCTGATGAACGGtgaaaataaagagaaataTTCTCAAAGCTTCCTAGCACTGTGTGCACTGCAGCATGTACAAGCAAACCGTGAAGTCCGTCAATGCCAATTAGCAGCAGCAACTCCTGCCTGGGCAGATTCGAAGTGCTTTGATAAAACTGCTTGCTTGGAAAATGGACTCTGGGCAATTGATGAATTAGTTCACCCTGTTGCTTCAAGGATGGAATATCATTTTGCGAAATGGTCTGAGCAGCCAGAGTTCATTTTTACCCTTGTTTACAAGATAACAAAGGATTTCATGGATGGGGTGGATGATATATTGCAGCCTTTGATCGATCATGCAAGGTTAGCAGGCTTAAGTGCCAAAGAATCTTGGGTAACTGGAATGGTGAAAATGCTTGTAGGATACCTTGAGAGGCAAATTTTCCCAGCACTCGTCACCTCTAATCAGGATCAGTCTACTGTTGGCAAACCTGAAGTAGAGTCCTCTTGGATGCACTTAAATGACCTAATGATTTCTTTTGATAAAAGAATGCAGCTTCTGGCAGATTCAGGAATTCAGAAAGTCGCATCTCTTTCTGAAGGTCTGTCTAGGTCATTATCAGTCTTTTCAATATATGGTGAACACCCTGATTGGCTTCACATATGGGCTACTGTTGAGCTTAGTTCAGCACAGGATAAGCTGAAATCTGAAATGGAGGATGAGACAAATTGGTCATGTAGTGATAGTCAGAATGACCAGCTTGGTCATGTGGAAAATTCAATGAAGTTTCTTCTCTCTACAAGAGAAGACTACAAAGCTCCACCACTCTCTGAATTTGTTGTCAAAACTGCTTTGTCAATGATTGAAAGAGGCCGTGCTCTGCCAAATAGGGGAATGCAGATCCAGTATAACAGATCCTCTTCAGTCAAGTTCCTGAATGAATTTTTTCTTGTCTTGCGTGATCGATGTGAGGCATTGCAATTGTCAAATACGGCATTAGAAGATCAGTCTATATCAAAAGCTTCATGTGCAATTAATGCTGCACGTTACTGTGAAAGTGTGCTTCGGGAATGGGATGAAGATACTGCCTTCTTGGATATGGATCCTCAAGGGTCCCTGTTTGCAGGTGAAACCAGCTTTTTGGTTAAATTAGGGACCAATTATCTCGAACAGATACTGTCTGCCATTCTGCTTGAGTTTGAAGATATGTCATGGGAATATGTCCAGAACATTGGATCGTGGAGTGGGCAAACCGCCCTAGATGATCAGATCCTGGATGAAGAAAACACAGGAGTATCCCCTGGTTTTCTAGGTAGTCTAGATGTTCTGACAGACAGGACCACTAAGCTGAAGCTATATCTTAATTCCAAGGATTTCCTTGATCTTTGGAGGAGTATAGCAGAAGGCCTCGATTACTTCATCTACAGCAGCATACGGTGGGGTGAAGTAAGTTTCTCCGACACAGGAGTAATTCAGTTAAGAGTTGACACAAAAGCTCTTCTCCACATCTTTAGGCCCTTCTGTTCGAGACCTGAAGCTTTTCTCCCTTTCCTAAGTGAATCCCTGAGGCTGTTAACCATGAAGAAGTCAGATGCACAATACCTGCTGGAAATGTTAATGAATGACACGAGCAGCGACAGTTGCCTAAAGCATCAAGGATTGCACCATGTAAATGCTAGACAGGCTGCAAAGATCTTAAGAAGCCGGAAGTTTGGTGGTTGA
- the LOC101771966 gene encoding nitrate regulatory gene2 protein isoform X2, which yields MGVAPSKLEDNKVLVLCQERKRLVREALDGRCALAASHYAYILSLREIGSLLRKCFEESITNVSPSLLYVNHTSAGRNSVKTTEEVSVPAQSSFPGAREGSQDIENADGVRHLQEEEVIPELEEGENTPTNGYGGFAESEDDFDNPSTETLVQVFKNRNDVLVASTDSHSRHALENIASQSTDSRNRNSKNKMTMTGRSSLDVLPVDGELKKPYTDVGNVVRDINSCMKKVEILFFRACDSGKEVPFILEEDKVQFRLLLPEEIAHGSKPSSFLAALFACRSEDTTVPELSSQLSPSRNSLGINAGSHISTLDRLYAWESKLYDEVKASNANCRKYDEKRKKLRHLEARGGNQIDIDFTRAAVKDLHSRVLVSVQKIDFISKSIEDMRDEDLQPQLDELVGCFTRMWATMLECHQSHCGIIKFAFRSCSLKISFQSESQCQAALLLLVELRKLCSNFQNWIASHKAYLCSLNLWLHKCMKPLKRRKVSRKRNAVDVSLTGSAVAPIFTTCEMWIKLLDDLPTRDLEEAIEGLIADTCRSIPRQGKVPNDGKGGDVQTSHAPADLQSSLLRFLEKLEAFSEISVQRYVDLQKNVSAAKERIWRKDSNSAANTNYLILV from the exons ATGGGGGTGGCACCTTCTAAGCTTGAAGATAACAAGGTCCTTGTGTTATGCCAGGAGAGGAAGCGCCTTGTTAGAGAAGCACTAGATGGAAGATGTGCACTTGCAGCTTCTCACTACGCTTATATTCTGTCTTTGAGAGAAATAGGTTCTCTTCTAAGGAAATGTTTTGAAGAGTCAATAACAAATGTGTCACCATCTCTTTTGTACGTCAATCATACGAGTGCAGGGAGGAACTCTGTCAAAACTACTGAGGAAGTGTCAGTTCCTGCTCAATCTTCATTTCCAGGTGCTAGAGAGGGCAGTCAGGACATTGAAAATGCTGATGGCGTTAGGCATCTTCAAGAAGAGGAGGTGATCCCTGAGCTCGAAGAGGGAGAGAATACTCCAACAAATGGGTATGGTGGTTTCGCAGAGTCAGAAGATGATTTCGACAATCCATCCACTGAAACTCTGGTGCAGGTGTTCAAGAACCGGAATGATGTGCTTGTTGCTAGTACTGACTCACACTCACGACATGCTTTAGAAAACATTGCTTCACAAAGTACTGATTCTCGCAATCGCAACAGCAAAAATAAGATGACAATGACTGGCAGATCTTCACTGGATGTTCTTCCTGTGGATGGGGAATTGAAGAAACCTTATACTGATGTGGGTAACGTGGTAAGAGATATAAATTCATGCATGAAAAAGGTTGAGATATTATTCTTTCGGGCATGTGATTCTGGAAAAGAAGTCCCATTTATTCTTGAGGAAGATAAAGTCCAGTTCCGTCTTCTACTACCTGAAGAAATAG CACATGGATCAAAACCATCAAGTTTTCTGGCAGCATTGTTTGCTTGCCGCTCTGAGGACACCACTGTTCCTGAAT TGTCCTCACAACTGTCGCCATCTAGAAATTCTCTTGGAATTAATGCTGGTAGCCATATCTCAACACTTGATAGATTGTATGCATGGGAGAGCAAGCTTTATGATGAAGTCAAG GCCAGCAATGCCAACTGCAGGAAGTATGATGAGAAACGTAAGAAGCTGAGGCACCTGGAAGCAAGAGGGGGAAATCAAATTGATATCGATTTTACCCGCGCTGCTGTTAAGGACTTACATTCCAGAGTTCTAGTGTCTGTTCAgaaaatagacttcatttcTAAGAGCATAGAAGATATGAGAGATGAAGATCTTCAACCACAGCTGGATGAACTAGTTGGATG TTTCACTAGGATGTGGGCCACAATGCTTGAGTGCCATCAAAGCCATTGTGGGATAATCAAGTTTGCATTCAGAAGCTGCAGCCTGAAAATATCATTTCAGTCGGAATCCCAATGCCAAGCTGCGCTTCTGCTCTTGGTGGAGCTGAGAAAATTATGTTCCAACTTCCAAAACTGGATTGCATCCCACAAGGCGTACCTCTGCAGCTTAAACTTATGGCTGCACAAGTGCATGAAGCCCCTGAAGAGGAGGAAGGTCTCCAGGAAGCGAAATGCTGTTGACGTTTCACTAACAGGTTCTGCCGTTGCACCGATCTTTACAACCTGCGAGATGTGGATAAAACTTCTGGATGATTTACCGACCAGGGACCTGGAAGAAGCCATTGAAGGTCTCATCGCAGATACATGCCGCTCCATTCCTCGCCAAGGCAAGGTGCCAAATGATGGGAAGGGGGGAGATGTCCAGACAAGTCATGCCCCCGCTGATCTGCAGTCCAGTCTGCTGAGATTCCTGGAGAAGCTTGAAGCCTTTTCTGAAATTTCAGTGCAAAGGTACGTTGATCTGCAGAAAAACGTCAGTGCAGCGAAGGAGAGGATTTGGAGAAAGGATTCCAATAGTGCTGCAAACACGAACTACCTCATATTGGTTTAG